One Sediminicola sp. YIK13 DNA segment encodes these proteins:
- a CDS encoding DUF885 domain-containing protein, whose product MKKYLILIFGILALTACKNKPEPLKEDAMAKNEAFGTLLNNYHEDGLKLYPLKATSEGDNRYNDIFLNNLTEDYKAMEKAYYQKYKDALGTIQDTALSDSEKMSKAILEWECNRNLERMEFREDLTPINQMWTVQLTMGQYAGGTSAQPFKTVKDYENWLKRLDSYVVWMATAEERMREGIEKGYVLPKSLIQKVVPQLETLTTKDLDQHLFFAPVKKFPDDFNDVDKKRLTDAYTVMIKEKIIPAYQKLYDFMGTEYLAAGRTTSGIEATPDGKAYYDYSIKLYTTTDMTAEEIHQIGLDEVERISMEMEKVKQQVGFDGTLKAFFDYVRNKKELMPFTDPQQVIDNFKAIHEKMKPQVDQLFEHQPKTPFEIRRTEAFREASASAEYNPGSLDGTRPGVFYVPIPDVTKYNMYSDEDLFLHEAIPGHHFQISLTQENEDLPKFRKTLWYSAYGEGWALYTESLGKELGLYQDPYQYFGMLGAEMHRAVRLVVDTGLHAKDWTREQAIKYSLDNEAESEEAITSEIERYMANPGQALSYKIGQLKILELRARAEREMGKDFNIKEFHNQVLETGCVPLALLEEKINGWISSNKKGAN is encoded by the coding sequence ATGAAGAAATATCTTATCCTAATCTTTGGGATCCTTGCATTGACCGCCTGTAAAAACAAACCAGAACCATTAAAAGAAGATGCTATGGCCAAAAACGAGGCTTTTGGAACTTTATTGAACAACTATCACGAAGATGGATTAAAATTATATCCCCTTAAAGCCACCTCGGAGGGTGACAATAGATACAATGATATTTTCCTGAACAACCTGACGGAGGATTATAAGGCAATGGAAAAAGCATATTACCAAAAATATAAGGATGCATTGGGCACTATTCAGGACACAGCGCTTTCCGATAGTGAAAAAATGAGCAAGGCTATCTTGGAATGGGAATGTAACAGGAATTTAGAACGTATGGAGTTTAGGGAAGACCTAACTCCCATCAATCAAATGTGGACCGTACAATTGACCATGGGCCAATATGCCGGAGGTACAAGTGCACAGCCATTCAAGACAGTAAAAGATTACGAGAATTGGCTAAAGAGACTGGATAGTTATGTCGTTTGGATGGCCACTGCTGAAGAGCGTATGAGAGAAGGGATAGAAAAAGGGTATGTGCTTCCTAAATCCTTGATCCAAAAGGTGGTGCCACAATTGGAAACATTAACAACCAAAGACCTTGATCAACATTTATTTTTCGCACCGGTAAAGAAATTCCCGGACGATTTCAATGATGTGGACAAAAAGAGACTTACGGATGCGTATACCGTGATGATAAAAGAGAAGATTATTCCCGCCTATCAAAAACTATATGATTTTATGGGTACGGAATATCTTGCCGCTGGCCGTACGACTAGTGGAATCGAAGCTACACCAGATGGAAAGGCCTATTATGATTATTCCATAAAGCTGTATACAACAACAGATATGACGGCCGAAGAAATCCACCAAATAGGGTTGGATGAAGTAGAACGCATTTCTATGGAAATGGAGAAAGTAAAACAGCAAGTTGGTTTTGACGGTACTCTTAAGGCTTTCTTTGATTATGTCAGAAATAAGAAAGAATTGATGCCTTTTACTGACCCACAGCAGGTCATAGATAATTTTAAAGCCATTCATGAGAAAATGAAGCCACAAGTGGATCAGCTATTTGAACATCAACCTAAAACTCCATTTGAGATCCGCCGTACCGAAGCATTTAGAGAGGCTTCTGCCAGTGCCGAATACAATCCTGGATCTTTGGACGGCACTAGACCAGGAGTATTCTATGTCCCCATCCCAGATGTAACGAAATATAATATGTACTCTGATGAAGATTTATTCTTGCACGAGGCCATTCCTGGACACCACTTTCAAATTTCCCTGACACAGGAGAACGAGGATTTGCCTAAATTCAGAAAAACCCTTTGGTACAGTGCTTATGGTGAAGGGTGGGCCTTGTATACAGAGTCTTTGGGCAAAGAATTGGGACTATACCAAGATCCCTACCAGTATTTTGGAATGCTAGGGGCAGAAATGCATAGGGCAGTGAGGCTGGTCGTGGACACTGGACTTCATGCCAAAGATTGGACTAGGGAACAGGCCATTAAATACTCATTGGATAATGAAGCAGAATCTGAAGAAGCAATTACGTCAGAAATAGAACGCTATATGGCCAATCCAGGTCAGGCGCTTTCCTATAAGATAGGGCAACTTAAAATATTGGAACTACGCGCAAGAGCAGAAAGGGAAATGGGAAAAGATTTTAATATTAAAGAATTCCACAACCAAGTTTTGGAAACAGGATGTGTTCCTTTGGCCCTATTGGAAGAAAAAATTAATGGGTGGATATCATCCAATAAAAAAGGGGCTAACTAG
- a CDS encoding MOSC domain-containing protein, which produces MKVIATNISKGTIITWHGKEEKTGIFKTPSAEPIFLGKTDVGNDTVVDRKHHGGTDKACYLFSVEEYAYWKQLYPTLDWDWGMFGENLTVEGLEESQLRIGDIYRIGSALVQVSQPREPCYKLGIRFKTQNIIKQFIDRSHPGTYVRVLEEGLVSKGDSMVLVKQSENSLTTQQFYDLLFAKVKSRELLQLAINNPALPLKKRESLEKHL; this is translated from the coding sequence ATGAAAGTAATTGCGACCAATATAAGTAAGGGCACCATTATTACATGGCATGGAAAGGAAGAAAAAACAGGGATTTTCAAAACGCCGTCAGCAGAACCTATTTTTCTAGGGAAAACTGATGTAGGAAATGATACAGTTGTGGATAGAAAGCACCATGGCGGCACGGATAAGGCCTGTTACCTTTTTTCTGTCGAAGAATATGCATATTGGAAACAATTATACCCTACCCTGGACTGGGATTGGGGGATGTTTGGTGAAAACCTGACTGTTGAAGGATTGGAGGAATCCCAATTACGCATTGGTGATATTTATAGGATTGGTAGCGCATTGGTCCAGGTTTCCCAACCGAGAGAACCTTGCTATAAACTCGGTATTCGATTCAAAACCCAGAACATTATAAAACAATTTATTGATAGATCCCATCCTGGAACCTATGTAAGAGTTCTGGAGGAGGGCTTGGTTTCTAAAGGGGACAGCATGGTCTTGGTAAAACAATCTGAAAACAGCTTAACCACCCAACAGTTTTACGACCTTTTGTTCGCCAAAGTAAAATCCCGTGAGCTGCTACAACTTGCCATAAACAACCCGGCTTTACCCTTAAAAAAGAGAGAAAGTTTAGAAAAGCACTTATAA
- a CDS encoding DoxX family protein has product MIYPWHLYLMAAMYFFAGIMHFIKPKAYLRIMPRYLPHHKLLVYLSGIAEIILAIGLCFEETKDLSIFGIVAMLAVFLLVHFYMLSGKKAGAGIPVWVLVFRIPLQFVLMFWALWYLQF; this is encoded by the coding sequence ATGATTTACCCATGGCATCTGTATCTAATGGCCGCGATGTATTTTTTTGCGGGCATCATGCATTTTATAAAACCAAAGGCTTATTTAAGAATAATGCCCAGATATCTTCCACACCATAAATTATTGGTGTACTTGAGTGGAATTGCTGAGATTATATTGGCAATAGGACTCTGTTTTGAAGAAACAAAAGATCTTTCCATCTTTGGAATTGTAGCTATGCTTGCCGTATTCTTACTGGTCCATTTTTACATGCTATCTGGAAAAAAAGCCGGTGCAGGTATCCCTGTATGGGTCTTGGTATTTCGTATTCCACTGCAATTTGTATTAATGTTTTGGGCTTTATGGTATCTGCAGTTTTAG
- the htpG gene encoding molecular chaperone HtpG, with protein MATGKINVSVENIFPLIKKFLYSDHEIFLRELVSNATDATLKLKHLTTIGETKVEYGNPIIEIKIDKEGKKLHIIDQGLGMTEEEVQKYINEVAFSGAEEFLDKYKDSAKDSGIIGHFGLGFYSAFMVAEKVEIITKSYKDEPAAHWTCDGSPNFILEPSDKTERGTEIILHIAEDSTEFLEKNRISELLSKYNKFMPVPIKFGTKTETLPKPEGAKEEDKAPTQEVDNIINNPNPAWTKMPADLKDEDYKGFYRELYPMQFEEPLFHIHLNVDYPFNLTGILYFPKLTNDLNVQKDRIQLYQNQVFVTDNVEGIVPEFLTMLRGVIDSPDIPLNVSRSYLQADGAVKKIASYITRKVADKLSSLFKNNREDFEAKWNDIKIVIEYGMLSEDKFFEKADKFALYPTVDGKFFTFEELQEKIKDNHTDKDGKLVILYASNKEAQHSYIETAKARGFEVLLLDSPIVSHLMQKLETSKENVSFARVDADHLDNLIKKEDTQISKLSEEEKEQLKTVLEEVIQNKSYTVQLEAMDSAAAPFIITEPEFLRRMKEMQQTGGGGMFGMSNMPEMYNLIVNTNSDLVNEILNTKTAKKKERLINQSLDLARLSKGLLKGEELTNFIKRSYEIIK; from the coding sequence ATGGCTACAGGTAAGATTAATGTGTCCGTTGAAAACATATTTCCGTTGATTAAGAAATTCTTATACAGCGATCACGAAATATTTTTACGGGAATTGGTGTCAAATGCCACAGATGCAACTTTAAAGTTAAAGCACCTTACAACGATAGGTGAGACGAAAGTGGAATATGGCAACCCAATCATTGAAATCAAAATTGATAAAGAAGGGAAAAAGCTCCATATTATCGATCAAGGTTTGGGAATGACCGAAGAAGAGGTCCAGAAATATATCAATGAGGTAGCCTTTTCAGGCGCCGAGGAATTTTTGGACAAGTACAAGGATTCTGCAAAGGATTCTGGAATCATTGGTCATTTCGGTCTAGGTTTTTACTCAGCCTTTATGGTGGCAGAAAAAGTAGAGATCATCACCAAGAGCTATAAAGATGAGCCAGCGGCCCATTGGACCTGTGACGGTTCTCCTAACTTTATCCTAGAACCAAGTGATAAAACTGAGCGCGGAACGGAAATTATCCTTCATATTGCAGAGGACTCTACAGAGTTCTTGGAAAAGAACAGGATCTCTGAGCTTTTGAGCAAATACAACAAGTTTATGCCGGTTCCGATTAAGTTTGGAACCAAAACAGAAACCCTTCCCAAACCAGAAGGTGCAAAAGAAGAAGACAAGGCTCCTACCCAAGAGGTGGACAACATCATCAACAATCCAAATCCAGCCTGGACCAAAATGCCGGCCGATTTAAAAGATGAGGATTACAAAGGGTTTTATAGGGAACTATATCCAATGCAATTTGAAGAGCCCCTTTTCCACATACATTTGAATGTAGATTATCCTTTTAACCTTACGGGTATTCTATACTTCCCTAAATTGACAAACGACCTCAACGTTCAAAAAGATCGTATTCAGTTATACCAAAACCAGGTATTTGTTACGGATAATGTAGAAGGTATCGTCCCAGAATTCCTTACCATGTTGAGAGGAGTTATCGATTCACCGGATATTCCTTTGAACGTTTCCCGCTCTTACTTGCAGGCAGATGGTGCAGTTAAGAAGATAGCGTCATACATCACTAGAAAAGTGGCGGATAAGCTATCCTCCCTGTTCAAGAACAATAGAGAGGATTTTGAGGCCAAATGGAACGATATCAAGATCGTGATTGAGTACGGGATGCTATCAGAAGATAAATTCTTCGAAAAGGCAGACAAATTTGCGCTCTATCCAACTGTGGATGGCAAATTCTTTACTTTCGAAGAGTTACAAGAAAAAATAAAGGACAACCATACCGATAAGGATGGTAAATTGGTAATCCTTTATGCATCCAACAAAGAAGCACAACACAGTTATATAGAAACTGCCAAAGCCAGAGGTTTTGAGGTCTTATTGTTAGATTCTCCAATTGTATCGCACTTGATGCAGAAATTAGAGACTTCCAAAGAAAATGTATCCTTTGCAAGGGTTGATGCCGATCATTTGGACAACTTGATTAAAAAAGAGGATACACAAATCTCCAAATTATCCGAGGAGGAAAAAGAGCAATTAAAGACTGTATTGGAAGAGGTCATCCAAAATAAAAGCTATACCGTTCAATTGGAGGCAATGGATAGTGCTGCGGCACCATTCATTATTACTGAACCAGAGTTTTTAAGAAGGATGAAAGAAATGCAACAGACCGGTGGAGGCGGAATGTTTGGAATGAGCAATATGCCAGAAATGTACAATCTGATTGTAAACACCAATTCCGATCTTGTAAATGAGATCCTAAATACAAAAACGGCAAAGAAGAAAGAGCGATTGATCAATCAATCCCTGGATCTGGCTCGTTTGTCCAAAGGATTGCTTAAAGGTGAGGAACTTACCAACTTTATCAAAAGGAGTTACGAAATCATCAAGTAA
- a CDS encoding TetR family transcriptional regulator C-terminal domain-containing protein: protein MPAKANTKKITEDAIIGAYMDYVLEHEVVPKSIYKFCKDNKIKEEEFYKFFGSVEGLQKAIWLTFYKNTEALINKNEDFGSFSNKDKMLTFFFTFFELLTLNRSYVLFTLNENKNMLKNMEQLKGLRQHIKSFATDLIEEGNANKTSKLTQHPPKLFSEGAWLQFLFLLKFWMDDSSPAFEKTDLAIEKSVTTIFDVFDNTPLENILDFGKFLYKENFS from the coding sequence ATGCCAGCAAAAGCGAATACTAAGAAAATAACAGAAGATGCCATTATAGGTGCTTATATGGATTATGTTCTTGAGCATGAAGTAGTGCCCAAGTCCATCTACAAATTCTGTAAGGACAATAAAATAAAGGAAGAAGAATTTTATAAATTTTTCGGATCTGTGGAAGGCTTGCAGAAGGCAATTTGGTTAACCTTCTACAAGAATACAGAAGCCTTGATAAATAAGAATGAAGATTTTGGTTCTTTTTCCAACAAGGACAAAATGCTTACTTTCTTCTTTACCTTTTTTGAATTGTTGACCCTCAATAGAAGTTACGTGCTTTTTACATTGAATGAAAATAAGAACATGCTTAAGAACATGGAACAATTAAAGGGCCTTCGACAGCATATAAAATCGTTCGCAACGGATTTGATAGAAGAGGGGAATGCCAATAAGACTTCCAAACTAACACAACATCCTCCTAAATTATTCTCTGAAGGGGCCTGGCTACAATTCCTTTTTCTTTTGAAATTCTGGATGGATGATTCTTCTCCTGCATTCGAAAAAACAGACCTGGCCATTGAAAAGTCGGTAACCACCATTTTTGATGTTTTTGACAACACCCCTTTGGAAAACATCTTGGACTTTGGAAAATTTCTGTACAAAGAGAACTTTTCATAA
- a CDS encoding ABC1 kinase family protein has product MKTLDRIPTGKIERAGKLVKTGVKVGGNYMKYYSKKLVDPSMTKDELNEDNAGDIYDGLKSLKGSALKVAQMLSMEKSLLPSAYVEKFSLSQFSVPPLSAPLVRKTFKKYLGKYPEEIFDEFEKDSINAASIGQVHKAVKDGKKLAVKIQYPGVAESISSDLALVKPVAIRMFNLKGNDSDKYFKEVENKLIEETNYILELQQSREITEACGNIPNMEFPKYYEELSSERILTMDWMHGKHLSEFTKTDFDEGLGNTLGQALWDFYMFQIHGLRKVHADPHPGNFLVSERATLIAIDFGCIKEVPNEFYIPYFELAKKENIENDAIFMEKLYELEILSESDSPEELKFFKALFKELLTIFTLPFNEEHFDFGADEFWTKIANLSERYSKDPQIRKMNGNRGSKHFLYLNRTFFGLYNLLHDLKAKVVVNNFRQYI; this is encoded by the coding sequence ATGAAAACATTGGATAGAATTCCTACCGGAAAAATAGAAAGAGCTGGAAAATTGGTTAAAACTGGGGTAAAAGTCGGGGGAAACTATATGAAGTATTACAGCAAAAAGTTAGTGGATCCATCAATGACCAAGGACGAGCTTAATGAAGATAATGCGGGCGATATATACGATGGCTTAAAGAGCTTAAAGGGGAGTGCCCTAAAGGTCGCCCAAATGTTGAGTATGGAGAAAAGCCTTTTGCCCAGTGCGTATGTGGAGAAATTCTCTCTATCTCAATTTTCAGTACCCCCCTTGTCGGCACCGTTGGTGAGAAAGACGTTTAAAAAATATTTGGGGAAATACCCCGAGGAGATTTTCGACGAATTTGAAAAAGATTCAATTAATGCCGCGAGCATTGGGCAGGTCCATAAGGCGGTAAAGGACGGTAAGAAATTAGCGGTCAAAATTCAGTATCCAGGCGTGGCCGAAAGTATCAGTAGTGATCTGGCATTAGTGAAGCCAGTAGCGATCAGAATGTTCAATTTAAAAGGAAATGATTCTGACAAATATTTCAAGGAAGTTGAAAATAAATTAATAGAAGAGACCAATTACATATTGGAACTGCAGCAAAGTAGGGAAATTACGGAAGCCTGTGGCAACATCCCCAATATGGAGTTTCCAAAATATTATGAAGAACTTTCAAGTGAACGGATACTCACTATGGATTGGATGCATGGCAAACACCTGAGTGAGTTTACAAAAACCGATTTCGATGAAGGTTTGGGAAATACCTTGGGACAGGCCCTTTGGGATTTCTATATGTTCCAAATCCATGGCTTGAGAAAGGTACATGCCGACCCACATCCCGGTAATTTTTTGGTCAGTGAAAGGGCAACCTTGATCGCTATAGATTTTGGCTGTATCAAAGAGGTGCCCAATGAATTTTATATCCCCTATTTTGAGCTTGCCAAAAAAGAAAATATAGAGAATGACGCTATTTTTATGGAAAAGCTTTACGAATTGGAAATCCTATCGGAGTCCGATTCTCCAGAGGAATTGAAATTCTTTAAGGCACTGTTCAAGGAATTGTTGACCATTTTTACATTACCCTTTAATGAAGAGCACTTTGATTTTGGGGCTGATGAATTCTGGACTAAAATCGCCAATTTAAGCGAACGATATTCCAAGGATCCCCAGATAAGAAAAATGAACGGAAACCGTGGGTCCAAACATTTTCTGTATCTAAACAGAACCTTTTTTGGGCTGTACAATTTACTTCATGATCTCAAGGCCAAGGTAGTGGTCAATAATTTCAGACAATACATATAA
- a CDS encoding alpha/beta hydrolase family protein, whose protein sequence is MKKFLPLLLMFLVFSGHSQESLTYQKPSEEILKLVDAPLAPTVLITDNGKHMVMLYRDAYKTIEELSEDELRLAGLRINPKTNIGSRTNYYNNIKIKPTSASQETQVSGLPENPRLANFSWSPDQSKIAVTNTTKTGVEIWILDLEKASVKKITQANVNANMRDVINWFKDGNSILVKMLPSARKPLINVSEAVPVGPTISSNDGKKAQNRTYQDLLKNPNDEFNFEQLALSELHKVDLNGNASLWKGPDMYSSLSFSPDGSYIMAETIDRPFSYLVPYYRFPSTTTIYKNDGSLVHEILKVPLIEDLPQGFMAERTGMRDISWRNDKPATLIYAQVLDGGDPENEVAFRDEIFQLEAPFKGEGKSLLKTINRFRGVQWGNDGIAIAYDRWWNTRNTKAYVFDPSNASKTPIIISDRNYQDVYNDPGEFVTRRNEYGVNVLALDSKNNAFLMGDGFSEKGQFPFVDKINLISQAKSRLYQSTLTDKKETLVEYHPEKDQLLVRIESKSEYPNYYYKNLIRKKAPQQLTFFENPFKSIQNVHKEVVTYKREDGLELTGTLYLPVGYDKTKKEKMPMILWAYPREYKDKNSASQNTQNPNEFTYPSWGSPIYWVTKGYVVLDDAAFPIIGEGDAQPNDTFRTQLVANAKAAIDAVDDMGYIDRTKVAVGGHSYGAFMVANLLSHSDLFAAGIARSGAYNRTLTPFGFQSEERNYWEAPEVYYTMSPFMHADKMKTPLLLTHGEADNNSGTYPMQSERYFNALKGLGATVRLVMLPKESHGYRAKESILHLLWEQDQWLEKYVKQKEEIIEAPLMGKD, encoded by the coding sequence ATGAAAAAATTCTTACCCTTACTTTTGATGTTCCTCGTTTTCTCCGGACATTCACAGGAAAGCCTAACGTACCAGAAACCTTCGGAGGAAATATTAAAATTAGTTGACGCCCCCTTGGCGCCAACCGTACTGATTACGGATAATGGCAAACATATGGTAATGCTCTACAGGGATGCATATAAGACCATCGAAGAACTTTCTGAAGACGAATTGAGACTGGCCGGACTCCGTATCAACCCAAAAACGAATATTGGAAGCCGCACCAATTACTACAATAATATAAAAATAAAGCCTACTTCTGCTTCTCAAGAAACGCAGGTGAGTGGACTGCCTGAAAACCCAAGGCTGGCAAATTTCAGCTGGTCTCCGGACCAATCCAAAATTGCGGTGACCAATACAACAAAAACCGGCGTTGAAATATGGATTTTGGATTTGGAAAAAGCTTCGGTTAAAAAAATCACCCAGGCCAATGTAAATGCCAACATGAGGGACGTTATCAACTGGTTCAAGGATGGAAATTCCATCTTGGTGAAAATGCTTCCGTCCGCTAGAAAACCATTGATCAATGTTAGTGAGGCCGTTCCCGTTGGACCTACCATTTCTTCAAATGACGGAAAAAAGGCACAGAATAGGACCTACCAGGATCTGTTGAAAAATCCGAATGACGAATTTAACTTTGAACAACTGGCCCTATCGGAATTGCACAAGGTAGACCTCAACGGAAATGCCTCCTTATGGAAAGGCCCTGATATGTACAGTTCTTTAAGTTTTTCCCCAGACGGTTCTTATATTATGGCTGAGACAATAGACCGACCCTTTTCTTATTTGGTTCCCTATTACAGATTCCCATCTACCACTACTATTTACAAGAACGATGGCAGCTTGGTACATGAAATACTAAAAGTGCCTTTGATCGAGGATCTTCCCCAGGGATTTATGGCAGAACGCACCGGAATGAGGGATATCAGCTGGAGAAATGACAAACCTGCCACCTTAATTTATGCCCAGGTATTGGATGGAGGAGATCCTGAAAACGAAGTGGCTTTTAGGGACGAGATATTTCAATTAGAAGCCCCTTTTAAAGGAGAAGGCAAAAGCCTACTGAAGACCATTAATAGGTTCAGAGGAGTACAGTGGGGCAATGATGGAATAGCTATTGCTTACGACCGTTGGTGGAATACAAGAAATACAAAGGCCTATGTTTTTGATCCCTCCAATGCCTCCAAAACGCCAATAATAATTTCAGACCGTAATTACCAAGACGTATACAACGATCCAGGGGAATTTGTGACCAGAAGGAATGAGTATGGGGTAAATGTGCTGGCCTTGGACAGTAAGAACAACGCATTTCTGATGGGTGACGGATTTTCAGAAAAAGGACAGTTCCCATTCGTGGATAAAATCAACTTGATTTCTCAAGCAAAATCCCGTCTTTACCAATCTACCCTAACGGACAAAAAAGAGACTTTAGTGGAATACCATCCGGAAAAGGACCAGCTCCTGGTGCGCATTGAATCTAAAAGCGAATATCCAAATTACTACTACAAAAACCTTATACGCAAAAAGGCGCCACAGCAGCTCACCTTTTTTGAAAACCCTTTCAAAAGTATACAAAATGTACACAAGGAGGTGGTTACCTATAAAAGAGAAGATGGCTTGGAATTAACGGGGACCTTGTACCTACCTGTTGGATATGACAAGACAAAAAAAGAAAAAATGCCAATGATTTTATGGGCCTATCCCAGAGAATATAAGGACAAGAACAGTGCCTCACAGAATACCCAAAACCCTAATGAATTTACCTACCCAAGTTGGGGATCTCCTATTTATTGGGTCACCAAAGGGTATGTAGTTTTGGATGATGCCGCCTTTCCTATCATTGGTGAGGGAGACGCACAACCAAACGACACGTTTAGGACCCAGTTGGTAGCCAATGCCAAGGCAGCCATAGATGCTGTTGATGACATGGGATATATAGACAGAACAAAAGTGGCCGTTGGCGGACACAGTTATGGTGCTTTTATGGTGGCCAACCTACTTTCCCATTCCGATCTATTTGCGGCAGGGATTGCCAGAAGTGGTGCCTACAATAGAACGCTGACCCCTTTTGGGTTCCAGAGCGAAGAACGGAACTATTGGGAAGCTCCAGAAGTGTATTACACCATGTCGCCCTTTATGCATGCCGATAAAATGAAAACCCCATTATTATTGACCCATGGGGAGGCAGACAATAATTCTGGGACGTACCCTATGCAGAGTGAACGTTATTTCAACGCCCTAAAAGGCCTGGGGGCAACCGTACGATTGGTAATGCTACCAAAGGAAAGTCATGGCTACAGGGCCAAAGAAAGCATCTTGCACCTACTTTGGGAACAGGACCAGTGGCTGGAAAAATATGTAAAACAAAAAGAAGAAATTATAGAAGCCCCTCTGATGGGAAAAGATTAA
- a CDS encoding 3-oxoacyl-ACP synthase III family protein, whose protein sequence is MYNSKIIGLGYYVPENVVTNDDLSKLMDTNDAWIQERTGIQERRHVIKGEDTTTSMGVKAAKVAIERAGIDKDDIDFIIFATLSPDYYFPGPGVLVQRDLNIKTVGALDVRNQCSGFVYALSVADQYVKTGMYKNVLVIGSELHSHGLDMTTRGRGVSVIFGDGAGAAIISREEDTSKGILSTHLHSEGQHAEELSLIAPGMGKRWVNDIIADNDPNDESYFPYMNGQFVFKNAVVRFSEVINEGLEKNNLKTTDIDMLVPHQANLRISQFIQKKFGLSDDQVFNNIMKYGNTTAASIPIALTEAWEQGKIKEGDVVVLAAFGSGFTWGSVIIKW, encoded by the coding sequence ATGTACAATTCAAAAATTATAGGATTAGGGTACTATGTACCAGAAAATGTGGTGACTAATGATGATCTTTCCAAGCTTATGGATACCAATGATGCTTGGATTCAAGAACGCACGGGAATCCAAGAGCGTAGACATGTTATCAAAGGTGAGGATACCACCACTTCTATGGGGGTAAAAGCCGCTAAGGTGGCCATTGAACGGGCTGGAATAGATAAAGATGATATTGATTTTATCATTTTTGCCACCCTAAGTCCAGATTACTATTTTCCTGGTCCAGGAGTTTTGGTACAGCGCGACCTAAATATTAAGACAGTGGGTGCATTGGACGTTCGTAACCAATGTTCGGGATTTGTCTATGCCCTATCCGTGGCAGATCAATATGTGAAAACCGGGATGTATAAGAATGTTTTGGTCATTGGTTCCGAACTGCACTCCCACGGTTTGGATATGACTACTAGGGGAAGGGGAGTTTCCGTTATTTTTGGGGATGGGGCAGGAGCCGCCATCATCAGTAGGGAAGAGGATACTTCCAAGGGGATATTATCAACCCACCTACATTCAGAAGGCCAACATGCAGAGGAATTATCCTTAATAGCTCCAGGAATGGGAAAACGTTGGGTCAACGATATCATTGCAGATAATGACCCTAATGATGAATCGTATTTTCCATATATGAACGGACAGTTCGTATTTAAAAATGCAGTGGTCCGTTTTAGTGAGGTAATCAATGAGGGGCTTGAAAAAAATAACCTAAAAACCACGGATATTGATATGTTGGTGCCCCACCAGGCAAACCTTCGTATTTCTCAGTTTATTCAAAAGAAGTTTGGATTATCAGACGATCAGGTTTTCAATAATATTATGAAATATGGGAATACTACTGCTGCTTCCATTCCTATTGCTTTGACCGAGGCTTGGGAGCAAGGCAAGATAAAAGAGGGAGATGTAGTGGTCCTTGCCGCTTTTGGTAGCGGATTTACCTGGGGCAGTGTCATTATTAAGTGGTAA
- a CDS encoding CoA-binding protein, with amino-acid sequence MKKTLVFGASLKPNRYSHVAVKRLLANQIETEAFGLKEGQIDSVSVKTDLKNINDIHTLTLYIGPERQESYYDGILALSPKRVIFNPGTENPELYDLLEKEGIEVEVACTLVLLGTGQY; translated from the coding sequence ATGAAGAAAACACTTGTTTTTGGTGCATCATTAAAGCCCAATAGGTACAGTCATGTGGCTGTAAAACGCTTATTGGCCAATCAGATTGAAACAGAAGCTTTTGGACTTAAGGAAGGGCAAATCGACTCAGTTTCAGTAAAGACCGACCTTAAAAATATCAATGACATACATACGTTGACACTGTATATAGGACCAGAAAGACAGGAGTCTTACTATGACGGTATTTTGGCCCTTTCCCCAAAAAGGGTAATTTTTAATCCGGGCACGGAAAACCCAGAATTATACGATCTTTTAGAGAAAGAGGGAATAGAGGTAGAAGTGGCCTGTACCTTGGTGCTATTGGGAACTGGTCAGTATTAA